One part of the Sorangiineae bacterium MSr11954 genome encodes these proteins:
- a CDS encoding Ig-like domain repeat protein, with the protein MFKWLMGMATFLALWLVASIALASVRISRIEPNFGPSKGGTSVRIRGYELNRSSRVTFGGVAIASTFDEQTRDLVVSAPAYAGSDPVPRWVPITVSNSNEESSTYLMAYRYDDRIPVIVRYEVTPNPARYGQRVTLKAHVTRSATGPTLPTGLVHFVGRTEYASAPLDANGDAIASYIPPTTWDDSPVAVYDGDAVYTWDAWGTNFRIERAQTTTVLISSANPSKVGTPVTLTVTVAGAEPTPKAPSGEIHLRWSLSGYTSKQLDEHGQATFTFSALSPYGFNSYSAYYVGDTNFFASSTKESLVQRVEFYPATLTVNPSPSAPTFGTPVTFDLRVVGDDEGIPTSGGFFVYDAFSGTRVPLGDGVRIDASGRATFTTSPDKPLEAGMHSISVDFGADDKYGSARTSMGLMVAKAPTRTSLTPSWEYAGPGVHVTLKARVASDVTRGTLDGTVAFLDGETSLGHIAVASDGTATLKATNLTPATHAIVAVYEGNANFDTSRSDLLELDIKPPEVDAGADGSIVPDAGGGNVPRTDAGTTGGSNGAANGQGESGGCTASGAPASGAVSALVGLGFALAFARRRRR; encoded by the coding sequence ATGTTCAAGTGGCTTATGGGTATGGCGACCTTTCTCGCCCTATGGCTGGTGGCTTCGATTGCACTGGCGTCGGTCCGTATTTCGAGAATCGAACCGAACTTCGGCCCGTCGAAGGGTGGCACCTCCGTCCGGATCCGTGGCTATGAGCTCAATCGAAGCTCCCGTGTCACCTTCGGAGGCGTCGCCATCGCCTCGACATTCGACGAGCAGACGAGGGATCTGGTGGTGTCGGCCCCTGCGTATGCCGGCAGCGATCCCGTACCGCGCTGGGTGCCCATCACCGTCTCGAATTCCAACGAAGAGAGCAGCACCTATTTGATGGCGTATCGCTACGACGATCGCATCCCCGTCATCGTCCGCTACGAGGTGACCCCGAATCCAGCACGTTACGGACAGCGTGTGACGCTCAAAGCGCACGTCACGCGCTCCGCGACCGGTCCCACCTTGCCAACGGGCCTGGTCCACTTCGTGGGGCGCACCGAATATGCATCCGCGCCCCTCGATGCGAATGGTGATGCCATCGCATCCTATATTCCGCCGACCACGTGGGACGACAGTCCCGTGGCCGTGTACGACGGCGACGCCGTTTATACCTGGGACGCATGGGGCACGAACTTCCGCATCGAGAGGGCCCAAACGACGACGGTGCTGATCTCCTCGGCCAATCCCTCGAAGGTCGGCACCCCCGTAACCCTCACCGTGACCGTGGCGGGCGCCGAACCTACGCCCAAAGCCCCAAGTGGCGAGATCCACCTCCGGTGGAGCTTATCGGGTTATACGTCGAAGCAGCTCGACGAGCACGGTCAGGCGACATTCACCTTCTCGGCCTTGTCCCCTTATGGGTTCAATTCTTACAGCGCCTACTACGTCGGCGACACGAACTTCTTCGCGAGCTCGACGAAGGAATCGCTCGTGCAGAGGGTCGAATTCTACCCGGCCACCTTGACCGTGAATCCCTCCCCGAGCGCGCCGACTTTCGGGACCCCGGTCACGTTCGACCTCCGCGTGGTGGGCGACGACGAAGGGATCCCCACCTCCGGCGGATTCTTCGTCTACGACGCCTTCAGCGGCACACGCGTCCCGCTAGGGGATGGAGTCCGAATCGACGCGAGCGGGAGGGCAACGTTCACGACCTCGCCGGACAAGCCTCTGGAGGCCGGGATGCATTCCATTTCGGTGGACTTCGGAGCGGACGACAAATACGGTTCGGCACGCACGTCGATGGGGTTGATGGTTGCCAAGGCACCAACCCGGACGTCGTTGACACCGAGCTGGGAATACGCAGGCCCTGGGGTGCACGTCACGCTGAAGGCCAGGGTCGCCTCGGACGTGACGCGAGGAACCCTCGATGGCACCGTCGCCTTTTTGGATGGCGAGACGAGCCTAGGCCACATCGCGGTTGCCAGCGATGGAACGGCGACCCTGAAGGCCACGAATCTCACCCCTGCGACCCACGCGATCGTCGCCGTCTACGAAGGCAATGCAAACTTCGACACGAGCCGTTCGGATTTGCTCGAGCTCGACATCAAACCTCCCGAGGTCGACGCGGGCGCCGATGGCAGCATCGTCCCAGACGCCGGGGGCGGCAACGTCCCTCGGACCGATGCAGGCACGACGGGGGGCAGCAACGGCGCCGCCAACGGCCAGGGAGAGTCGGGCGGGTGCACGGCATCGGGCGCACCCGCATCGGGCGCCGTTTCAGCGCTCGTCGGTCTCGGCTTCGCCCTCGCGTTCGCGCGTCGCCGGCGCCGCTGA
- a CDS encoding FAD-binding protein, producing MSHSSHSSPLAPDLIARFAAIVGKANCIFDPEQLRTYECDALTSFRARPGLVVLPGSAAEVVDVVRLARDAGLPIVPRGAGTGLSGGALPHPAGILLGLSRMRRILAIDFDNQWMRVEPGVVNLEISKRLASHGYYYAPDPSSQQVCTIGGNVAENSGGAHCLKYGFTTNHVLGAKVVLADGNVVELGGPVLDPLGYDLRGALVGSEGTLGVVVEVVLRILRKPEATRTFFATFPSTDEAGAAVSLIIAAGIVPAAIEMMDRLAIVAIKAATGVDWPDVGAALLMDVDGTIAEVEHTAAEATRFAKQAGALEVRLPRDAAERETMWRGRKSAFAAMGRISPNYVVQDGVIPRSEIAPVLREIERLASDAGLRIANVFHAGDGNLHPLVLYDAAVPGQEELAERTAGEILKVCVRTGGSITGEHGVGADKAPYMADMFSDADLATMNMVRCAFDPESRMNPGKVFPTPRLCGDRPGKYVPHATETAGLAGRG from the coding sequence TTGTCTCATTCGTCGCATTCATCCCCGCTAGCACCTGACCTCATCGCTCGCTTTGCCGCCATCGTCGGAAAGGCGAACTGCATTTTCGATCCCGAGCAGCTGCGCACCTACGAGTGCGACGCGCTCACCAGCTTCCGCGCACGGCCCGGCTTGGTCGTGCTGCCCGGAAGCGCTGCGGAGGTCGTCGACGTCGTCCGGCTCGCGCGCGATGCGGGCCTGCCCATCGTTCCGCGCGGCGCGGGGACCGGCCTCTCCGGCGGTGCCCTGCCCCACCCTGCGGGCATCCTCCTCGGGCTCTCGCGCATGCGGCGCATCCTCGCGATCGACTTCGACAACCAGTGGATGCGCGTGGAGCCGGGCGTGGTCAACCTGGAGATCTCCAAGCGCCTCGCGTCCCACGGTTACTATTACGCACCCGATCCTTCGTCGCAGCAGGTCTGCACCATCGGCGGCAATGTGGCCGAGAACTCCGGTGGAGCGCACTGTTTGAAATACGGATTCACCACCAACCACGTGCTGGGCGCCAAGGTGGTCCTCGCCGATGGCAACGTGGTCGAGCTCGGGGGCCCGGTGCTCGATCCCCTCGGCTACGACCTGCGCGGCGCGCTGGTGGGCAGCGAGGGTACGCTCGGCGTGGTCGTGGAGGTGGTGCTTCGAATCCTCCGCAAACCCGAGGCGACCCGCACCTTCTTTGCCACCTTTCCCTCGACCGACGAGGCCGGAGCGGCGGTGTCGCTCATCATCGCCGCCGGGATCGTGCCCGCGGCCATCGAAATGATGGACCGGCTGGCCATCGTCGCCATCAAGGCTGCCACCGGTGTCGACTGGCCCGATGTGGGCGCCGCGCTGCTCATGGACGTCGATGGAACGATCGCCGAGGTCGAGCACACCGCGGCCGAGGCCACGCGCTTTGCCAAGCAAGCCGGCGCCTTGGAGGTTCGCCTCCCGCGCGACGCGGCCGAGCGCGAAACCATGTGGCGCGGACGAAAGAGCGCGTTCGCAGCCATGGGGCGCATCAGCCCCAATTACGTCGTGCAAGACGGCGTCATCCCCCGCTCGGAGATCGCGCCGGTGCTGCGCGAGATCGAGCGGCTCGCCAGCGACGCGGGGCTGCGCATCGCCAACGTGTTCCACGCGGGCGATGGAAACCTGCACCCGCTGGTGCTCTACGACGCGGCCGTGCCGGGCCAAGAAGAATTGGCGGAGCGCACGGCGGGTGAGATCCTCAAAGTGTGCGTGCGCACCGGCGGCTCCATCACCGGCGAGCACGGCGTGGGCGCGGACAAGGCGCCCTACATGGCCGATATGTTCTCCGACGCCGATCTGGCCACCATGAACATGGTGCGCTGCGCCTTCGATCCCGAGTCGCGCATGAACCCCGGCAAAGTCTTCCCGACCCCGCGCCTTTGCGGCGACCGGCCCGGAAAATACGTCCCCCACGCCACCGAGACGGCCGGTCTCGCGGGGCGAGGCTGA
- a CDS encoding DEAD/DEAH box helicase — MSATEPSPPAAAAPTLRPYQREAIDAVLSARRQGVRRMVVSLPTGAGKTVIFSHLARVARRQVLVIAHREELLGQARDKIERAMQGQAVVAIERGAERASSGAKVLVCSVRSLHEERLARVIRGRDVGLVIYDECHHAAADDNLRVLRQLGVFDEGWTGTLLGFTATTERGDGKGLDEVFERIVYSRTLPQMIEDGYLCTLRGFRVATDADLRKIRGGGADFPEEELAEAVDIEERNAVVARSIQELARDRRTIAFCVTVGHARNLARSLNALGVPAGIVHGAMRSEDRARALADFRRGHTQVLTNVAVLIEGFDDPGVSCIAMARPTRSEGLYAQCVGRGTRLSPEKKDCLILDFVDLSDLSLTTLPSLFGAPRDLDLRGGDVNEARRIWEQIQFDRPGFELEAGALTLPEIQDRAKGFDPLTLKTNDEVRAISANAWFSLGRHGVGLHFEKKAGRPSEALVLVRGARGKKWEVSVDGKVVDRFSRMEDAVAAVDYEIDRRGRATAASARHEASWRSAPAPATIVEGLRAKVRPTRWSDALQLEVWERIVGR; from the coding sequence ATGTCCGCCACCGAACCTTCACCGCCTGCCGCCGCGGCACCGACCCTCCGCCCGTACCAGCGCGAGGCCATCGACGCGGTGCTCTCCGCGCGCCGCCAAGGCGTGCGGCGCATGGTGGTGAGCTTGCCGACGGGCGCGGGAAAGACCGTCATCTTTTCGCACCTCGCGCGGGTGGCGCGCCGGCAAGTGCTGGTCATCGCGCACCGCGAGGAGCTGCTCGGACAAGCGCGCGACAAGATCGAACGCGCGATGCAAGGCCAAGCCGTGGTGGCCATCGAGCGCGGCGCCGAGCGCGCATCGAGCGGCGCCAAGGTGCTCGTGTGCTCCGTTCGCTCGCTCCACGAGGAGCGCTTGGCGCGGGTGATTCGCGGGCGCGACGTGGGCCTCGTCATCTACGACGAGTGCCACCACGCGGCAGCCGACGACAACCTGCGGGTGCTCCGCCAGCTCGGCGTCTTCGACGAAGGGTGGACGGGGACCCTCTTGGGCTTCACCGCCACCACCGAACGCGGCGACGGCAAAGGCCTCGACGAGGTGTTCGAGCGCATCGTGTACTCGCGCACCTTGCCCCAGATGATCGAGGACGGCTACCTCTGCACCTTGCGCGGCTTCCGCGTGGCCACCGACGCCGATCTTCGAAAGATCCGCGGCGGCGGCGCGGACTTTCCGGAGGAGGAGCTGGCGGAGGCCGTGGACATCGAAGAGCGCAACGCCGTCGTCGCCCGCTCGATTCAGGAGCTCGCGCGCGATCGACGGACCATCGCCTTCTGCGTCACCGTGGGCCACGCGCGCAACCTGGCGCGCTCCCTCAACGCGCTCGGCGTCCCCGCGGGCATCGTCCACGGCGCCATGCGAAGCGAGGATCGTGCGCGCGCGCTGGCAGACTTTCGCCGGGGGCACACCCAGGTGCTGACCAATGTGGCGGTGCTCATCGAGGGCTTCGACGATCCCGGCGTCTCCTGCATCGCCATGGCCCGTCCGACCCGCTCCGAGGGCCTCTACGCGCAGTGCGTGGGGCGCGGCACGCGGCTGTCCCCGGAGAAGAAAGACTGCCTGATCCTCGACTTCGTGGATCTCTCCGATCTGAGCCTCACGACATTGCCCTCGCTCTTCGGCGCGCCCCGCGATCTCGATCTGCGCGGCGGCGACGTCAACGAAGCGCGCCGCATTTGGGAGCAGATCCAGTTCGACCGCCCGGGGTTCGAGCTGGAGGCCGGCGCCCTGACCTTGCCCGAGATCCAAGATCGCGCGAAGGGGTTCGATCCGCTCACCTTGAAGACCAACGACGAGGTGCGCGCCATCTCGGCCAACGCGTGGTTCTCGCTCGGCCGCCATGGCGTGGGGCTGCACTTCGAAAAAAAGGCGGGGCGCCCCAGCGAAGCCCTGGTGCTGGTTCGCGGCGCCCGCGGCAAAAAATGGGAGGTGTCGGTCGACGGCAAGGTCGTCGACCGCTTCTCGCGCATGGAGGACGCCGTCGCCGCCGTCGACTACGAGATCGACCGCCGCGGACGCGCCACCGCCGCCTCCGCGCGGCACGAAGCTTCATGGCGCAGCGCACCGGCGCCCGCAACCATCGTGGAAGGGCTGCGCGCCAAGGTGCGCCCTACGCGATGGAGCGATGCGCTGCAGCTCGAGGTGTGGGAGCGGATTGTCGGTCGCTGA
- a CDS encoding YciI family protein encodes MRFMILVPGDKDSEAGILPDEKFLTEMGKFNEEMVKAGVVLAGEGLHPTSKGARVRFNAGKKATVTDGPFTESKELVAGFWLIQTKSKEEAIEWITRAPFPEGTVLEIRQVFDPEDFAPSDPSGELREKEQELRAQVTATK; translated from the coding sequence ATGCGATTCATGATTTTGGTTCCGGGCGACAAAGACTCGGAGGCCGGCATTCTCCCGGACGAGAAATTCCTCACCGAGATGGGCAAGTTCAACGAGGAGATGGTGAAGGCCGGCGTGGTGCTCGCCGGCGAGGGGCTCCACCCGACCTCCAAAGGCGCGCGCGTCCGTTTCAACGCGGGGAAGAAGGCCACCGTCACCGACGGGCCCTTCACGGAGTCGAAGGAGCTGGTCGCCGGCTTCTGGTTGATTCAGACGAAGTCGAAGGAAGAAGCCATCGAATGGATCACACGCGCGCCCTTCCCCGAGGGCACCGTGCTCGAAATCCGCCAGGTGTTCGATCCCGAAGACTTCGCGCCGAGCGATCCCTCCGGGGAGCTCCGCGAAAAGGAGCAGGAGCTGCGCGCGCAGGTGACGGCGACGAAGTAA